The following coding sequences are from one Halomonas sp. HAL1 window:
- the aroB gene encoding 3-dehydroquinate synthase, with protein MTSTASAQRTLQVALDERSYPIHIGTGLIGQADTLTPYLAGQQVMVVTNETIAPLYLETLCASLPAHLDVRTVVLPDGEQYKTIEQVSRIWDALLEAGFNRRCTLIALGGGVIGDMVGYAAASYQRGVAFIQVPTTLLSQVDSSVGGKTGVNHPLGKNMIGAFWQPKAVLVDIDTLKSLPRRELSAGLAEVIKYGFIRDEAFLSWLEANMPALLDVEPEVVADAIARSCQIKADIVAEDETEQGVRALLNLGHTFGHAIEAHQGYGNWLHGEAVGAGMAMAATLSNRLGWIDEAALARSLAVIESAELPLVAPLNMSSDDFLARMRLDKKNIDTRLRLVLLNALGDACVSDATPVDVLRTLLDDYPRR; from the coding sequence ATGACCTCGACCGCCAGCGCGCAACGCACACTTCAGGTTGCTTTAGATGAGCGTAGCTACCCGATTCATATTGGCACCGGGCTGATCGGTCAAGCCGATACGTTGACGCCTTACCTTGCGGGCCAGCAGGTGATGGTAGTCACTAACGAGACTATCGCGCCGCTCTACCTGGAAACACTCTGCGCTAGCCTGCCGGCGCATTTAGATGTGCGCACGGTTGTGTTGCCTGATGGCGAACAGTACAAAACCATTGAGCAGGTCAGCCGCATTTGGGATGCACTGCTTGAAGCTGGTTTTAACCGTCGTTGTACCCTGATCGCCTTAGGAGGCGGGGTGATTGGCGATATGGTCGGCTATGCCGCCGCTTCCTATCAGCGCGGCGTGGCGTTTATCCAGGTGCCCACCACGCTACTTTCCCAGGTGGATTCGTCGGTAGGGGGCAAGACCGGCGTCAATCACCCGCTGGGTAAAAACATGATCGGCGCTTTCTGGCAGCCCAAAGCCGTGCTGGTGGACATCGATACCCTGAAGAGCCTGCCGCGTCGCGAGCTTTCCGCTGGCCTTGCCGAGGTTATCAAGTACGGTTTTATCCGTGATGAAGCGTTTTTAAGCTGGCTGGAAGCCAATATGCCCGCGCTACTCGACGTAGAGCCGGAAGTAGTCGCCGACGCTATTGCGCGCAGTTGCCAAATCAAGGCAGATATCGTTGCCGAAGATGAAACCGAGCAGGGTGTGCGTGCACTGCTCAACCTGGGTCACACTTTTGGCCACGCCATTGAAGCCCACCAAGGTTACGGTAACTGGTTACACGGTGAAGCAGTGGGCGCGGGCATGGCCATGGCGGCAACGCTTTCAAACCGGCTAGGCTGGATCGATGAAGCAGCACTAGCGCGTAGCCTGGCGGTAATCGAGAGTGCCGAGTTGCCGTTAGTGGCACCGCTCAACATGTCGAGTGATGACTTTTTAGCCCGTATGCGGCTGGATAAGAAAAATATCGATACGCGGCTGCGTCTGGTGCTACTTAACGCCCTGGGCGATGCCTGCGTTAGCGATGCCACGCCCGTTGATGTTCTCCGCACGCTGCTGGATGACTATCCGCGCCGCTAA
- the pilQ gene encoding type IV pilus secretin PilQ — MAVTVWRITFLMTMAALFSLLPSLAVASVLTDVDVQPADSGGANVDLSFTGGVPELRSYRLESPPRVTFDLAGTQNGLATRRLSINSHGVEQITALEGNGRTRLVVNLSEPQAFTTSVQEGRLRITFASGATPAPTASPNPSPTPSAGVSSAGLETDEGPQIENIDFQRGADGAGRLLVTFDREGVEANVREGGPDQVLVDLRDVAIPDSLNQVYDVTDFATPITRITPRANQGDTQLAIATQGAYAMISSQSGRTLTVEVQPASQESQPSQATGERFNGERLSLNFQDIEVRSVLATLAEFTGLNLVASDSVTGRVTLNLNDVPWDQALALILQSQGLSSREQGNVIVVAPASELAELERQELEARNQRETLSPLVTEFIEIKYARAEDLALLLRGGDGDGFGLLTERGRVSIDNRTNTLLVQDTADQVRDIVRTIDRLDVAVRQVQIEARIVIARDTASRELGINWGMSSTRGFQEGEDGNFTRRDINPNGINRAQGGLAVDLGAATGPGTGFSFGYLSGDILLDLELRALESEGKSQTISQPRIITANQRTARISQGEERAFQSVDGNDNPDTEFKEAELSLEVTPQITPDNRIIMDLVIKNDSFRESEFGGEPPIDTNQIETQVLVDNGQTVVLGGILTTEELRQIAKTPLLGDIPLLGRLFRYTEESNEKVELLVFITPRLLDDGLTVR; from the coding sequence ATGGCAGTTACAGTTTGGCGAATCACTTTTTTAATGACCATGGCCGCCCTATTTTCACTGTTGCCTTCATTGGCAGTAGCGTCAGTGTTGACGGATGTTGACGTGCAGCCCGCCGACAGCGGTGGCGCCAACGTTGATCTTAGCTTCACTGGTGGCGTGCCCGAGCTGCGCAGCTACCGTTTGGAATCACCGCCGCGTGTCACGTTTGATTTGGCTGGCACCCAAAATGGGCTCGCCACCCGACGTTTGAGCATTAATAGCCACGGCGTCGAACAAATTACCGCCCTTGAAGGCAATGGCCGCACGCGCTTGGTGGTCAATCTCAGCGAACCGCAGGCATTTACGACCAGCGTGCAGGAAGGTCGGTTACGTATTACCTTTGCATCTGGCGCAACCCCCGCGCCGACCGCATCGCCTAACCCTTCTCCCACGCCCTCAGCCGGTGTTTCTTCGGCGGGGCTTGAAACCGACGAAGGGCCACAAATTGAAAATATCGATTTCCAGCGCGGTGCCGATGGTGCTGGTCGCTTGTTGGTTACCTTTGACCGCGAAGGGGTTGAGGCGAACGTCCGAGAAGGTGGCCCTGACCAAGTGCTGGTTGACCTGCGCGACGTGGCGATTCCGGATTCGCTTAATCAGGTCTACGATGTCACCGATTTTGCCACGCCAATCACCCGGATTACGCCCCGCGCCAACCAGGGCGACACCCAGTTAGCCATCGCCACCCAGGGCGCTTATGCGATGATCTCTTCGCAAAGTGGCCGCACGCTGACAGTGGAAGTGCAGCCCGCCAGCCAGGAGTCACAGCCCTCTCAGGCGACAGGCGAGCGCTTCAATGGCGAACGCTTGAGTCTTAATTTCCAGGATATCGAAGTGCGTTCAGTGCTAGCGACGCTGGCTGAATTTACCGGGCTGAACTTGGTTGCCAGTGACAGCGTCACCGGCCGTGTGACGCTCAACTTAAATGATGTCCCGTGGGATCAGGCGCTCGCACTGATTCTGCAAAGCCAGGGGTTATCGAGCCGTGAACAGGGCAATGTGATTGTGGTGGCGCCCGCCAGTGAGTTGGCTGAGCTAGAACGCCAAGAGCTAGAGGCGCGTAACCAGCGTGAAACCCTTTCCCCGCTGGTGACTGAGTTTATCGAAATCAAGTATGCCAGGGCTGAGGATTTGGCCCTGCTGCTGCGTGGCGGTGACGGCGATGGCTTTGGGCTGCTCACCGAGCGCGGCCGTGTCAGTATTGATAATCGCACCAATACGCTGCTAGTGCAGGATACCGCCGATCAGGTGCGCGATATTGTACGCACCATCGACCGTTTGGATGTTGCCGTTCGCCAGGTACAAATAGAAGCGCGCATTGTCATCGCCCGAGACACCGCTTCACGCGAATTGGGTATTAACTGGGGGATGTCGAGTACACGCGGTTTTCAAGAAGGTGAAGATGGCAATTTCACTCGACGTGATATCAATCCTAATGGCATCAACCGTGCCCAAGGCGGTTTGGCCGTCGATTTGGGTGCCGCGACGGGGCCAGGCACCGGTTTTAGTTTTGGCTATTTATCTGGCGATATCTTATTGGATTTGGAGCTGCGCGCGCTGGAGAGCGAAGGCAAGAGCCAGACTATCTCCCAGCCTCGCATTATTACCGCCAATCAGCGTACTGCCCGCATCAGCCAGGGTGAAGAGCGCGCCTTCCAGAGTGTTGATGGCAACGACAATCCGGATACCGAGTTCAAAGAGGCTGAACTCTCGCTGGAAGTCACGCCGCAGATTACCCCGGATAACCGCATTATCATGGATCTGGTCATCAAAAATGATAGCTTCCGTGAATCAGAGTTTGGCGGCGAACCACCGATTGATACCAATCAGATTGAGACCCAAGTGCTGGTCGATAACGGCCAAACAGTGGTGTTAGGCGGTATTTTGACCACCGAAGAGCTGCGTCAAATCGCCAAAACACCGTTGTTGGGCGATATTCCTTTGCTAGGTAGACTGTTTCGCTATACCGAAGAGAGCAATGAGAAGGTAGAGTTGTTAGTCTTTATTACTCCACGACTCCTAGACGATGGCTTAACGGTTCGCTGA
- a CDS encoding type 4a pilus biogenesis protein PilO yields MSLNREQWAIEWQRLRDVDWRDLDIKEAGGWPLLLKVLSCCLALLAALSVMLWFVVSEQRESFRAAQREEVRLLSEYRSKASEAAFLPEMREQLTTLEGQIARLRTMLPTDAEIPSLLDSISDAAVDNRLTIETIRLRPTLTQPHYVEQPLDIQVRGDYHQLARFSADIASLPRMVTQHDFTLEPVEERGDTLRLSLLARTYRYLEPGDQPPTDGAEPL; encoded by the coding sequence ATGAGCCTTAATCGCGAGCAGTGGGCTATCGAGTGGCAGCGCCTGCGCGATGTCGATTGGCGCGATCTAGATATTAAGGAAGCCGGTGGATGGCCATTGCTGCTAAAAGTGTTGAGCTGTTGTTTGGCACTGCTGGCAGCATTGAGCGTCATGCTGTGGTTCGTAGTAAGCGAGCAGCGGGAATCCTTTAGGGCGGCGCAGCGTGAAGAGGTGAGGCTGCTAAGCGAATACCGCAGTAAAGCCTCGGAAGCCGCCTTTTTACCGGAAATGCGCGAACAGCTGACGACCCTGGAAGGGCAAATAGCGCGTTTGCGCACAATGCTGCCCACCGATGCCGAGATCCCTTCTCTGCTCGATAGCATTAGCGATGCCGCCGTTGACAACCGTCTCACCATTGAAACGATTCGGCTGCGTCCAACGCTAACCCAGCCCCATTATGTCGAGCAGCCGCTGGATATACAGGTACGCGGTGACTATCACCAGTTGGCACGCTTTAGTGCTGATATCGCGTCGTTACCCCGCATGGTGACCCAGCACGATTTTACCTTGGAGCCGGTAGAGGAGCGTGGCGATACGCTGCGCCTTTCGCTACTGGCCCGCACTTATCGTTACCTGGAACCGGGCGACCAGCCCCCAACTGACGGGGCGGAGCCACTATGA
- a CDS encoding pilus assembly protein PilP, producing MTRTAKLIGMMVSVVLLTACADAELTQLERTLANIRQSPGGQPPVIAVALPESRTLAYLYSEDRSPFLPPDAIAQDDANRSEGALAPDQQRTPEPLERFSLQELRLVGTMRMAGRQVAMIASPDGNVTSVKEGNYMGTDYGRIAQISAQEIRVTERVFTQREGWQQRQVSLAINENNE from the coding sequence ATGACGCGTACAGCTAAGCTCATAGGAATGATGGTAAGTGTGGTGCTGCTCACGGCCTGTGCGGATGCCGAGTTAACTCAGCTGGAACGCACGTTGGCCAATATTCGTCAGTCGCCAGGCGGTCAGCCGCCGGTCATTGCGGTTGCGCTGCCTGAAAGTCGTACCTTGGCTTATTTATATAGCGAAGACCGCAGCCCCTTTTTACCGCCAGATGCTATTGCTCAGGATGACGCTAATCGTAGCGAGGGCGCGCTTGCGCCTGACCAGCAGCGTACCCCTGAGCCACTAGAGCGCTTTTCTCTGCAGGAGCTGCGTTTGGTCGGTACGATGCGTATGGCGGGGCGGCAAGTGGCGATGATCGCCTCTCCAGATGGCAATGTGACCAGCGTGAAAGAGGGCAACTATATGGGCACCGACTATGGACGCATTGCCCAGATAAGCGCTCAAGAAATTCGTGTTACCGAGCGTGTCTTTACCCAGCGGGAAGGTTGGCAACAGCGGCAAGTGTCGCTTGCTATCAACGAAAACAACGAGTAA
- the aroK gene encoding shikimate kinase AroK, with amino-acid sequence MQDLPNLFLIGPMGAGKSTIGRLLAAELSRQFFDSDHAIQDRCGADIPWIFDVEGEQGFRLREIHMIDELTRLSPVVVATGGGAVLREENRRALRERGTVVYLLTTVDQQLKRTAKDRNRPLLQCANREQVLNDMFAQRDPLYRATSDIAVRTDRRSPRAVVNEILRRVHRLVDPLEPSSSPHSAGPLNHNKVSQ; translated from the coding sequence ATGCAGGATTTACCCAATTTATTTCTTATAGGCCCCATGGGGGCCGGCAAAAGCACCATTGGTCGCCTATTGGCGGCGGAGCTTTCGCGCCAATTTTTTGACAGTGACCACGCCATTCAAGACCGCTGCGGGGCGGATATTCCGTGGATTTTCGATGTTGAAGGCGAGCAGGGCTTTCGGCTGCGTGAAATCCATATGATTGATGAGTTAACCCGTCTCTCCCCCGTGGTTGTCGCTACCGGCGGCGGGGCGGTGCTGCGCGAAGAAAATCGCCGCGCACTGCGCGAGCGCGGCACCGTGGTGTATCTGTTGACCACCGTCGACCAGCAGCTAAAGCGGACGGCGAAAGATCGCAATCGTCCGTTGCTACAGTGCGCTAACCGCGAACAGGTACTCAATGACATGTTTGCTCAGCGCGACCCGCTCTATCGTGCCACGTCGGATATTGCTGTGCGCACCGATCGGCGTAGCCCACGGGCGGTGGTGAATGAGATCCTGCGCCGGGTGCATCGGTTGGTGGACCCGCTGGAGCCCTCCTCTTCGCCTCATTCGGCTGGACCGCTTAACCATAATAAGGTATCGCAATGA